A window of Nicotiana tabacum cultivar K326 chromosome 24, ASM71507v2, whole genome shotgun sequence contains these coding sequences:
- the LOC107795075 gene encoding uncharacterized protein LOC107795075, with the protein MQSLSFNLTAGTKVSWPGRFNQGDGSKQQIHIRGNVKMFRIMACAPEMNSGAESQSSSPSPSPSPSESSFLSRSQTYALLKQQMEVATKSEDYKQAARLRDSLKIFEDEEPVLRLRRLLKEAIAEERFEDAARYRDELKDVAPHSLLKCSSDATTLGIRVQVRSVYIEGRSHPSKGLYFFAYRIRITNNSDRPVQLLRRHWIITDANGKTENVWGIGVIGEQPVILPNTGFEYSSACPLGTPSGRMEGDFEMKHIDKVGSRTFNVAIAPFSLSKVGDGSDTFSDGS; encoded by the exons ATGCAATCACTTAGTTTTAATCTTACTGCCGGAACCAAAGTGTCATGGCCTGGTCGATTTAATCAGGGAGATGGAAGTAAGCAACAAATTCACATCAGAGGAAATGTGAAGATGTTTAGAATTATGGCGTGTGCGCCTGAGATGAATAGTGGTGCAGAGAGCCAGAGTTCTAGTCCGAGTCCGAGTCCGAGTCCAAGTGAGAGTTCCTTCCTTTCCCGTAGCCAGACCTATGCACTTTTGAAACAGCAAATGGAAGTCGCCACCAAATCTGAG GACTACAAGCAGGCAGCGAGACTTCGTGATTCATTGAAAATATTTGAGGATGAAGAGCCTGTTTTGCGGCTTAGGAGATTGTTGAAAGAGGCTATTGCAGAAGAGAGGTTTGAG GATGCAGCGAGGTACCGTGATGAGTTAAAGGATGTCGCTCCGCATTCTCTCTTGAAATGTTCGAGTGACGCAACCACACTG GGTATCAGGGTTCAAGTTAGAAGCGTGTATATAGAAGGTCGAAGTCATCCATCAAAAGGCCTTTATTTTTTTGCTTATAGAATAAGAATTACCAACAACTCAGATCGTCCTGTTCAACTTCTGAGAAGGCACTGGATCATCACTGATGCTAACGGAAAAACAGAAAATGTCTG GGGAATTGGTGTCATTGGTGAACAACCAGTAATACTTCCCAACACTGGTTTTGAATACTCATCTGCATGCCCATTAGGAACTCCAAGTGGAAGAATG GAGGGTGACTTTGAGATGAAGCATATTGATAAGGTAGGCTCACGGACGTTCAATGTTGCCATTGCTCCTTTCTCTCTATCCAAAGTTGGAGATGGCAGTGACACCTTTTCAGATGGGAGCTGA
- the LOC107795076 gene encoding uncharacterized protein LOC107795076, translating into MEPFQKKRLIQKYRKRLGMENAISNVNGKIWLFLDTSVEWDLLVDTEQQLTIKVYHQDIGNHIMMTFVYEKCSSLERLELWDNLYYLASDMDLPWVVGGDFNVILSEEEKIGGLPVHPPKYEDFSFCVNSCRLFDLRYAGSPFTWWNRRTNAKCIFKWLDMIFVNQPFQTLFPSIEVEYLIRTGSDHASLLINCGKYATQFLKPFRFLKFWAKHEIFKDVVRQNWFADFMGDPFLMFKQKLKRVKIALSKLSKLIFEDIFKQLAIRKDIVRIKEMLFEEEPTIDNRIVLQKAQAELKKYLSLEEHYWKQKAAKAAIEFFQKQFSHKSDPSNFDLLNNVPAMVSLDKNMELCRMPTIDEFKGAVFALSEDSASGPVGFTGVFYQECWDIVGEDMVNMLQSFYNRASLPKSVTHTNLVLIPKKKLVHTFSD; encoded by the exons ATGGAGCCATTTCAAAAGAAAAGACTAATTCAGAAATACAGGAAAAGACTAGGTATGGAAAATGCTATATCAAATGTCAATGGGAAAATATGGTTATTCTTAGATACATCGGTGGAATGGGATTTATTGGTTGATACTGAGCAGCAGCTGACCATCAAGGTGTATCATCAGGATATAGGTAACCACATCATGATGACTTTTGTATATGAAAAATGTTCATCATTGGAAAGATTAGAACTGTGGGATAACCTATATTATCTTGCAAGTGACATGGACTTGCCTTGGGTAGTCGGAGGAGATTTTAATGTGATTCTTAGTGAAGAGGAGAAGATAGGAGGACTGCCGGTACatcctccaaaatatgaagaCTTTTCTTTTTGTGTTAACTCATGCAGATTGTTTGATCTTAGATATGCAGGCAGTCCCTTCACTTGGTGGAATAGGAGGACAAATGCAAAGTGTATCTTCAAATGGTTGGACATGATATTTGTTAATCAACCTTTCCAAACTCTATTTCCTAGCATTGAGGTAGAATATTTGATAAGAACTGGCTCAGATCATGCATCTTTATTGATAAATTGTGGAAAGTATGCAACACAATTTTTGAAGCCTTTCAGATTCCTGAAATTTTGGGCAAAGCACGAGATATTCAAAGATGTAGTCAGACAGAACTGGTTTGCAGACTTCATGGGAGATCCATTCCTGATGTTCAAGCAAAAATTAAAAAGAGTGAAGATTGCACTATCTAAATTGAGTAAGCTCATATTTGAAGATATATTTAAGCAGCTGGCAATTAGAAAAGATATTGTTAGAATCAAGGAGATGCTATTTGAGGAGGAACCAACAATTGACAATAGAATTGTCCTCCAAAAAGCACAGGcagaattgaagaaatacttgAGCTTAGAGGAACACTACTGGAAACAAAAGGCAG CCAAGGCAGCTATAGAATTCTTCCAAAAACAGTTTAGTCATAAAAGTGATCCATCAAACTTTGATCTTCTGAATAATGTTCCTGCTATGGTATCTCTGGATAAAAACATGGAGCTATGTAGGATGCCAACTATAGATGAGTTTAAGGGAGCAGTCTTTGCTTTGAGTGAAGATAGTGCAAGTGGACCTGTTGGTTTCACTGGAGTGTTTTATCAAGAGTGCTGGGATATAGTAGGTGAAGACATGGTTAACATGCTGCAGAGTTTTTACAATAGGGCCTCACTTCCAAAATCCGTTACTCACACCAATCTGGTACTAATACCAAAGAAGAAGTTGGTTCATACATTCTCAGACTAA